ATGTAACGGAAGATTTTGGTAAATGAGAATGAATGCGCAAATGAAACAAATTGATCGATATTTAGCGGACCTTACAAAGTACCTAACTCGATTAGAGCATGATCGTGTTGGAGACGTGGTGGCGGAAGTCAGAAGCCACATCCTCGATGCGTGTGAGGCAGAAGACGCTGAAATGGGGTCAGTCGATATTGATGGATTGCTTTCAAGGTTCGGGGAGCCGAGATTGTTGGCAGCTCGCTACACAGAACACGTACTAACCGGCGCACCCTTGCCACGCGGAATGCATGCGATTCAAGTCGTAAAACGCAATGCCAAAAAGGGATTAACCGTCGGCATGTTCGTGTACGGGTATGGTGTGGCGCTTGGGATCGTGGCGTTGGCAATTGTTAAGCTGCTATTCCCCAGTCAGCTTGGTGCTTGGTCCGCAGCGGGCGGTGAGAGTTTGACGATCTCATTATTTGGTGCACCGGCGGATCAAGGCGCAGAGCTTTTGGGCTATTGGCTGGTGCCGATCATGTTAGGCATAGCGGCGGTGTTGGCGTACTTTACGACGCGTGTCATATCTGAGCTTAAACGGGCAGAGTAGTGCGAAATCAATTGAGTCACGCTCGGATGATCCGAAGGTTGGCCAGTGCATTACGAAACTTCCTGTTGTCATGTCTGGCGTTGGTGGCGATGATGTTGGTCATCGCCTACGTCGTTGGTGCTGATATCCACTACGGCGATAACCCGCTGGCAAGCAAAGTAGGTGATGAGGGGCCGCATGTGTTCTACCAAGGCGACAACGTTGTGGTTTCATACATTCGAGGGGGCAAAGAGTCCGGATTTAGCATTGAGTCCACGACTTATCCCGCCGACTCATCAATCTCTGCAGAGGTTCAATTTCCACTAGATGGCTCACGCTTTTCGGTTGAGATACACCCGGATGTCGGAATGCCACCACCGTCGGAGTATCAAACGACTGCCCCAATCCTTGTCATTTCAGACGTAGAAAGCAATTTTAAAGCGATGCGCGATTTTCTAATCGCACAAGACGTTATCACGACTGAGTTAAGCTGGGCGTTTGGCTCAGGGCACCTCGTGTTAACCGGCGACTTCGTCGACCGAGGTTTTTCGACGACGCAAGTATTATGGTTGATCTACAAATTAGAGCAAGAAGCCGCATCCGTTGGCGGCAAAGTGCATTATATTTTAGGTAACCATGAAGTAAAAAATCTGCAAGGGAACTATCTAAAAGCAGCCTATAAATACACCTATATTGCGGGTATTTTAGGTTTACACCAGCATGAATTATTTGCAGATTCAGCACTGTTGGGGCGATGGCTCGCGTCTAAGAATGCTGTTGAGAAAATCAACGATACGCTGTTTCTACATGGTGGGATAGCACCGCAGATCGCGGCTCAGAATTTAAGCCTGAGCCAGATCAATAACATCGTACGAGCAGCCTATCGGACACAGTATTTTAATCAACCCGAAGAAGAGACCAAGCCTGAAGATGTGCTGAACTCTACGACGCTTGGCGTGGTGTGGTATCGTGGATTACTTGCCGGCAAGCTCGTGCAGACTGACGTAGATCAGGTTCTGGCGGCCTTTGACGTGCGAGCGATGGTGGTGGGGCACACACCACAGCACCGTGTTAGTTCACTCTACGAGGGGTCGGTTTTCGCGGTCAACGTGAAGCACCCGACGGATTATCGCGGCACATTTCCGTCTCGTCGGTCAGAGGGGCTCTATATTCATAATCGGCGTTTTTATCGGGCGCTGGATGATGGTCGGCGTCTACTGTTGTGATGGGCTACTATTTAGCGGTTTGCTTTCGGAGTGAGTCGATCCAGCGTGGATGGTAGTCCGGTTCGAGATGGCCACGTCGCGACTCGCAATGAAAGCTAAGGTGGAATCACGGGCAAGTGTCATTACGGTGAGCGAAACAAAGCATCTCGTTCACGGTCTAAGTGCCCTGTTTATCGAACTTGATTAACAATGGTGGTAACACTAGGTAATCAAAAACCAGAGCGACAACGACCGTCAGTGCGGTTAGGCCACCGAGGTAGGCGTTGAGGTTAAAATCCGAGAAGCACAATAAGCCGAATCCAATGGTGAGTACGAGGGTGGTTACAAAAAGTGCGCCACCGACATTGCGCATGGTGTAGTCGATGGCATCCTCTGGTGTGTAGTTTTTGTGCAGTCTGGCGTAGCGGTATTTGCTAATGAAATGCACGGAGTCATCAACAATGATGCCCAGAGTGATGCTGAATACCGCCGCGACCGCCATGTTTACGTGTGCGATTGTCATGCCCCAAATGCCGATGGCGATCAGTGCTGGAAAACTATTGGCGACCAGGCTGATCAAGCCGTATCGCAGAGACCGCAGTGAGGCCAATATTGTTAGAGTCACACCCAACAGGGCGAACAATGCGCCCCAGATCATACCGCGGATGTTTTCTTCACCCAAAGACGAAAACATCATGCGAATACTGCTTCCGCGGGGGGCTGAAAGTTGCAGGTCTTGGGTCAGCCAATCGGCAGCGGCGGACTCCAGCTCCAAAAAGTTACCGGTACTGGTCTGGCGAACGAAAGCGGCGACTTTGATGGCGGATTTGTCCATGTTGGTGAGTGTATTCAGGTCCAGGCCATAGGGCAGCGACAGTTCGTACAATAGGTTGTATTGCGCTATCTGTGCCGAGTCTTCGGGTAGCTTGAACTGATCTGACTGGTCGTCGTGAAAGTTAGCGTTGATTTTCTTGATGACTTCCACGTAGGAAATCACAGTTTCCACGTTGTCCTGAGTGCGCAGCCACGACGCAAATTTGTCTGCGCCGTGTAGAAATTCGGGTTGGTAGATGCAGTCGGGTGTGCCGCAATCCAGCGTAAAATTGATATCGTTGATGCCCGGCAGGCTGGTTTGCGAAAAATCCACTGCCATGCGATACGGGTTGTGTGTTTTAAAATAACGGGCTGGGTCGTCATCAATTTCGTTTTGCGGGATAAACGCCAGGCACACCACGGTGGTGACTGTCGCGATGCCGAGCGCCAGTGTTTGGTGTTGAATAATCCAGTTCGATGCTCGTGTTAGTGTGCGGTCTTTACGGGTGACAGGTTTCGCTGAACGAATAAACTTCACGGCGATGGCTGGCAGTAGCGTAATCGTCATCAGCATCGCGTACATCACACCAAAGGCACACAGGCTGCCAAGGTCTCGAAATGGTGGCGAAGGCGAGAAATTTAAGGTCAGGAAACCGACTGCCGTGGTCAGGCTGGTGATGAATACTGGCTGCAGGTTAATACGCAAGCTGTGGTGCATCGCTTGTTCGGGTTCGTCGCCTTGACTCAGTTGGTCGAGATAATTCGCCAGTACGTGGACACTGTCGCACACGGCGATGGTCAGAATAATGATCGGCGCGACCATATTGACCATGTTCATTGCAGCGCCAAGCCAGCCATTTAATCCAATACTGGCCACAATCGCGAACAGGATGACGCCCAGCGCCGCCACGATACTCACCGCAGATCGCAGCAGGATTCCCAGAATGATCACGATTACCAAGAACATCACCGGTATCAAGCTTGCGGCATCGCGGTCAGACGCATCCGCCAGGCGTTGATTGATCACGGTTTCGCCGAGCAGGTGGACGCTTAGCTCTGGGTAATCTGCACTCAAGGCCTGTTGTAGTGCTTCGCCGTAGGCCACCACATCACGAATCGCCGTATCACGTGCCAACAGCATGTTTACACGTTCACTGTGGGATGCTGAAGCGTGCGGGTAAGCGGGTAGCTCAACTGAGACATTAATTAATGTGCTCTTACCATCGGCTGCAATGATTCGATTGCGCAGCCGTGGTTCATTGGTTGCGATGTTTTGCAAACGCTCAAGGTCGGACTGGCTTAATGGCTCCGGTTCAAGCAAGAGGTCTGCCACTACCAAATCATCGTTTTCTGCGTAGCTGTGCTGAAAATTGGTGAGTGAGTCGACGCGAATGGCAAACGGTGTGGACCAAGCACGCTCGGTGATATCAAACACAGCATGTAACCCAGCCTCGGTGAATATCGTTGGCGCATCTTTCGGCGTGAGCAATAATACCAGGTTGTCGGTTTTGGTGAACTCAGACTGCTGCTGCTCATGGGCGACCATTTGCGCATCGTCAGCATCAAAAAACACATTGTAGTTGGTGTTCAGATAAAGATTCTTAGCACCGAGGGCGAGCGCCAAAGTAAGTAAAACACTGGCCAAGGCCAGATAATTACGGTGTTTGACCAACCATAATGCGAGTGTGTTTTCCATTTGATGTACTGTCTGTGTGGTGATCGTTAGGCCGTGCGTTGTTCTGCGACTTTGTAAAGCTGTTTGTAATCGAGTTTGCCATTGGCGTTGTAGGGCAACTCATCGAGTGCGACGATGTCACTTGGAATCATATAGGTTGGCAAGTCTTGTTGGCACGCTGCTCGAATCGCCTGTGTATCTAACGCCTCACCTCGTACGAATGCGATTAAGCCCCGGGCTTCGCCAATATCGGAGACTGGGTACGCAATCACACCGAGCTCACCGCGATCGGTAAGGTTGCGCAACACGTGTTCGACTTCCTGCAGTTCGACACGAAACCCGCCAACCTGTACCTGCCGGTCGGCGCGGCCGTGGTAAACCAATACCGCATCATCGCGCAAGGACGCCACATCGCCGCTGCGATACCAAGGTGTTTGGTTGGCGCGCTGATGGAACGCTTTTTCGGTCAGGTCATCGCGCATCCAATAACCCGCAAACACTTGATCGCCACCCAGACAGAGCTCGGCTTGGGGCTGCGCGTTGCCAGCTGCGTCCAGCAAGCTAATCTGATTGGTACCGAAAGGTTTGCCGATTGGCACCACGCTGTAATCGGTATCCGCGTCGCTGTATTCGTGTGCCGTGAAGGCGATCGTCGCCTCGGTCGGGCCGTATAGGTTGATCAACGGTCCAGAGGCAATTTTTTGCCATTGCTGTGCCAGTGTCTGCGGTAGCGCCTCGCCGCAGAAAAGACTGCAACGCAGAGACGGCAGGACAAATTCGCTGAATTTATCGCCGAGCAAATCTTTGGCGGTTAGCGCCAGCGACGGGACTGAAAACCACACGCTGAGTTGTGCTGATTTAGCAAAGTGAAGCGGCATCAACATCCCGGCTTTGGTGGGCGGACACAAACAGGCACCATTTTGCCAACACACCATTAGATCGTGCACCGACAGGTCAAAGGTAAAATCGAAGAACTGCGAAAAACGATCATCTTCTCTGAACTCAAATACCGTACAAATATTATCCAGATACGCCAGCAAGTTACCGTTCGAGACCGGCACACCCTTGGGTTCGCCTGTGCTGCCAGAGGTAAATAGCAGGTAGGCCAGGTCGTCGAATCTTGGGTCCATCGAGACCCGCTGGTCACGCTCAGCAGGATGCAGAACGGAGGTCAGTGTGTGATGTTCGTCATGGTCGATGACCAGAATGTCTAATACGCCACCCAGTTGTGTATTCAAACGGGCTGCGACCGCTTCAAACGCGGCATCCACTACCAGCAAGCTGGTGCCGGAACGCTCGAGAATCGCGAGGTTTCGTGCATCTGGATACTTTACGTTTAACGGAATATAGGTCTGACCACTCAACAGAGCACCGGCGACCGCGCGGTACCCGTTGAGTGACTTATCGGCCAGCACGCCGAGCGAGCCGGTATGGCCACACGCAGACAGCGCATCCGTGATGGTGTCCTCCAGATTGACCAGCAACTCAGCGTAGGAATAGGTCGAATTTCCCAGGCTGAGTGCAGCGTTCTGAGGGTAGTTCGCCAGTGCCTTGATTAGAACATCACGAGCGACCGACATGAACCTTGTCCTCACTGGCCATCGATTGGATTGGCAGGTGTTTGCTCACAAACGCGACCACCATATCGCCAACTTCCTGGTCTGTGTACTGCGCAAAATGGGTCGCATTCTTGGCTATCTGCAATTCTGCGTTCACTAGCCGTGCTGCCAGCCCGCGTGCGACATCGATATGCGTTACCTCGTCTTCTTCGCTACCGTATACGAGAACCTGGTGGTTGATGTCTGCGGTGTAGGCATCTTGTGGCTCCTCGAAGTTGCGGTACAGCATATTGGCATAGCGATACAGTGACTCCGGGTCTTTGAACGGTGCACTGGTCATGTTCATCAATTCGGGATCCAGGCTGTTCAACATGGTGCCAATACTGCCTTGGTCCTTGAGGCCAACCTTGGTGGTGTCACCATAGATTAAGTCGCAATAGAGTTTGGCGGCAGCGCGCGTTTTGGCCATTTTAGGGAACAGCGAACGCAAGCTTTGCTGGTAATCGGTTTCCTGAATGTCGTCGCCTGTCAGCGACACGCCGCTGTTCAGCAACACACCGCATGAGAAACGCTCGGGATATTCACGCAATGCCCGCAAGCACACTTGCGCGCCACTACTCCAGCCGACCAGCGCACATTGCTCGATACCAAATTGGTCCAGTATCGCCAGCATATCTTTAACATGCGTGAGTGAGTCGCACTTGTCTTCTTCAAACGCTTGTGTGGTATCCGGTACCCAACGTGAATCCCAGGTAAGAAAACGATATTGTTTGGAAATGGTACGAGAGATGGGCACGGTAAACTGTAGCGGCATCCCATACGCGTTGATGAACATGACTGCGGGTAGGTCTTGATCTCCACGCGCATACGCGTTTAGGCGTTGGCCATCCCAGGAGGTAACTTCCTCGGTCTCGAATTCGAGTTGCTCTTTGAGTTTCTCCTCGATTGATAGCTCAACCCGGAAATTCGCCATGCATTCGTCCAGCAGCGGAATATCAAATTCGGTCTCGTGTTTTGGCAGACTGCGTGAAAAAATCTTAGTGGAATAGTAGTAGCCTTTGTGAAATTCGGTGCCTTTGTCGAATACCAACTCCAACGAAGTTGGCGCGCTATCACGTTTATCTACTAGATCAAGGCTTTCAACACCGATCGCGCGTTCAAACGAACGCATGGTTTCGCGCGAGGTTAATGTCGACGCACTGGCAAGGTGGTAGACGTGCTGGTTGCCAAAGTTAATCGACTGCAAATACATCATATCCAGCACCACCTGATCGACTGCGATCAGATTGAATGTCGTGTGGGCAGGAATCTCAAGGCGAATTTTTTGGTTCAGCTTGGACAGAATTTCGCGGATATCAAAGAGACCTTCTACAAAACTATAGGCTCCAAAACGTGTACCACCGCTTTTTCGACTCTCCAGCGGGCCCATGATGATCGACGGCCTCAATATGTTCCAGTCCAGTTGGTTTTGTTCACAGAAGCGTTCCACGGTTTTTTCGGTGAGGAACTTGCTCTCTTCATAACAGTTCGCGAAATTCTGGGTGCCATCATGCACCGCTTCGGCGACCTCATACTGCTTGTCGCCTGCGGTATAGGCCGTGGAGATGTAGACGAAACGTTGAACACCGACCAGTTTAGCGACACTCATTAACATCTCTGTGCCCTGCACATTGGTGCGTATCAAGCGGTCCCGATGTTTGGGTAAAAAGCCCATGTCTGCCGCGCAATGCCAAACATGATCGATTTCAGCGGTTTGCAGCGCCTGCATGTCGGCGGACTCGATGCCACAGTTAGGCTCCAGCATGTCGCCCAGCACACACACGATGCGGTCACGGAGTTCGTCTTCGCTCGGCAACGGCATGGCATAGGATTCCGCGGCTAATGTGAGCGAGTCCAGAATACGTTGCCAGCCGGCGGCTTTATCTTCAGCGCGAACCAACAAAAATAATTTACCCGGTGTTTGTAATCTCCAAAATACGAAATGGCCACCGAGAAATCCGGTAACGCCGGTAATCAATGCATTGGCAGGTTGGAAAGTTTGGTTTTCAACTAATTGGTAAAGGGTAGGGTATTGGTAGGTCATGGTATTCATCCTGTAAGGTCAATCAGTGTGCTGAGTGGTCATGCTCGGTTGGAATCTGAGTGCCTGCTCCGTCACTGTGGGTCTGTGTTTGTGTGATCTATTGAAAGAAGTTGGTTTTAACTTTGGTTAGTGAACGTGTGGACTCCAGCAATTCCTCACCGACCTCGATTTCTTTGCCGCTCAGCTCTTGAATCATGAGCACGTATTCGACGAAAAATAGGGAGTCGAGGATTCCCGAATCGACCAGGTCCTGATCTAAACTAAAATCGACGGGAAGCTTTTTTTTGGTGATCACCCAGTCAACAAGTTCTTGATATTGCTCAGTCATTTTCGTCTCCCGGAAAATTTAGGGTAATGCCGATTTTGACGAAGGCCGCGTTGGCGCTCTTGAGAATGACGTTTTTGTACAAGCTTTGTCGTGCTGGATGGTCAATCAAGTAACTGCGAATCTTCATTGGGCTCTCAAGTCCGGCGTCGCGATACATTGATGGGTTGTACAGTGCGTTGTAGTTCACGAGTAAGGTTTTTGACAACTCGTGTGTCGCGATTGCCACGTCCTCATCGTTGGTCAATGCATCCGCAGCGAGTTCACGTAGTACGCGTCGGCCAAATGTGATGTGGCGTGCCTCGTCGTTGTAATGCGCTTCGTTGATGCTGCGCACGAATGGGTGGACGCGTTCGTCCTTATGGTTCTGGATATTGAAATAGTGACCGATCTCTTCAAATAACACGATGCGAGCAAACACCAGAAAATGATGCAGTGGTTTACTTAAGGTTTTCTCCTCCACCGGAATCGCAATTGATGGGTAGATCTTTCCAGCGTACGCGCGACAGAACTTTTGGAAATACCACATGTGCTGGTTTTCTTCGTTAATAAAATGGTAGAGGTACTCCTGCGCATCGCCTAACTTGAGCTGCTCCATCACATTGGTCATGTTCTCAATCAGCTCTCGTTCTCCAAGCGTATTGAGGCTGAACGAGTTGACACACTCCCATTTAGCAAGTCGGATCAGCTCGGCTTCGGTTAATTCGTCGCGCTTATCGGTGTGCGCGACGGACAGTGCATCGGGCGAAAACCAGTACTGGTCCTCCTCCAATGTTTGGGGCCAATCAAAATATGCAAACGCATTGATACCTTGACTGACAGAATTGGCGATCAGCTTGCTGGTGACCGCCTGAAATGCTTGACTACTCATAAGATTCCTTAACTACTGAGTTTGTGTTGGACGCAGCAGGTGATTGCGCGCGTCAAAAGCGTCTGTCCTGGATTCAGTCTGAATCGACAGCCAATTGATGTGATTAGGTTTTGATCATCGTATTTTCCCCCTGTGGTACGTTTGATGCCCTCTCATTGCATCGTGGGTATGTGTTTGCTACACCTAAGTTAGTTCAATGAATGACGAGACACGCTTGCACGGACTTGATGGGCCAGCTGAACAGCCGGGTCAAATGGTTGGTGGTGTGCGTGATCTGACGGATGACTAAATCCGCACGCACATCCGGTGCGAGGTTTGCTGTTTTGTGCGCAGCGTGTGGGCGTGCATTGTGCACCGCTGGTCTCGCACAGGGTCTCGTGACGATACCCATAATCGAGTGTGATCGAATCATTGCCTTGGTGGTGGTTAGGTTTTGACGCGAGGTCAATGAGCCGTATAAATAGGGTTGCTCAGCGCCTCGGGATAATTATTATTATTTTGAAGCAGGGATGAAACTTGCAGCCATCCCTAGTTCGTTATTCATAATAGGACGAAGTTACTGGACAAATCAAACAATAAAAGGCGATTTGTTGGACACTGTGCGTGATAAATGTCACGTAACTCTGAGCTTTGAAATCCGCCAGACCCCTGATGTCGATTGGTGTTGCGGGTCGACAATCAGGGGCTAGCAGGGGGACGGTATAAGCTCACGAAATGTTCGAGATTTGATGGGGTTTTGTTATTCCAGTAATTGGCCGGGTGGGGGCTTAGCGCTGAGCGCGCTCGCTGAGTAGCGCAGCGAAAGTGCGCACGCCAATTTCGATAGCGGACTCGTCAACTTGAAAATTAGGTGTATGTGGTGCGGCAATGACGCCTTGTTGGAAGTTTGATCCACCCAAGAAGAAGTATACGCCGGGAATCTTCTGCTGGAAGTACGCAAAGTCATCGGTCATGAAAGGCAGCACGCCGTAGTGAGTACCAATTTCGGTGTTGTCACCCAGATTCAGTAAGTAAGCACGTGATGCCCGGGTGAGCTCTTCGTTGTTGGTGACCGCAGGTACACGTTGACTAGCGTTGATATTTATTAAGCGGTCAGCGTAAGGAGACTTGGCCAATTTCGCCTTGAGGTCTATGATCACGGTTTCCAAGTCATCGGTGTTGGTAGTGAGGAAAGCAGTTCGAATCGAGAGTTGCTGGTTGGTATCTCGGGTTTTGGCCGATTGTGACAACAATAAGTAGTCTTTGTACACGGTATTCGGATTGGCAACACCGTATTCTGGGTGTAGGTAGTTCTCAGGTTTCCACAGTTGAATATCGGTGTTTGTTCGCAGTTGTCCAGCGATGATTTGGTCAATTAATGCCGTAATCTCCGCTGTATTTTCATTGCCGTTAAAGCGGATTTCTAGGTGATGCCAGTCAGCAAAAACCATGTTCGGTTTGGCGGAAATAACCCCAACTTGCAATGGCGACACGTGTGCACCATAGATTTCATCTGCGTGCATGAGATCCAATGCGCCGTCATTGATCATAGCTTGGGCTCCGTGCAATGTTTCCTCAGCAGGTTGAAACAAAAAATAGATATTACCGGCGAGTTCTGCTTTGCGTTCGGACAATACTTTGGCGATTCCAAGCCCAATCGTGGTGTGAACATCGTGCCCGCAGATGTGTCTTTTGCCTTCTATACCGGACTTAAAGCTGACTGGATCTGGTTCGTCTGAATGCATGGCGTCCATATCAGCTCGCCAGACCACGGTCTTGCCAGGTTTGCTCCCTTTTAGTAATCCAATAACACCATGGCCACCAATGTCTGTGGTGACCTCCAGGCCGAGGCCGTCTAAATAGTCGGCTACTTTCTGCGCGGTACGAACTTCCTCACCAGCGACTTCGGGATGGCGATGGAAATCGCGTCGCAACTCGATAAGTTCTGATTGTATGTCGGCCGCTCGCTGAGCGAATGGGTTTGACTTGGCGTCGTCCTTAGCCTGACTCAGAGCGGGCGTGACTGACATGGTTAAGGCGAGAGAGAGTGTTTTTAGTAATTTCATGTTGAGCCTGTTCGGTTCTGTGTTTTCGATGAGCCAAGTTCAACAGGATTGGGCGTGCAAAGCGTTCAAACTTATAAGATTGAACCTTTTAACGCTGTAAATAGGCACTTTCTAGTCGCTCCGTGGGGCTCTCCAACCGCCAATAAATGCAAAGCCCAATCATAAAATCATGAGCGCTCTTCAATCTCACCATCGCCATCGAGACTTTCCCGCATCGCTTGAAGTGCGATGGGCGCGTTTCGATTAGGCGGGCTTAAAAAATTCCCTAGCAAGAGCGTATGTTTCTTGCAGTAAAGCAGAACTATGAAGTGGCAAATAGTTAGGTATGGCTAGAATGCCTGGTCGTGATCGCCCTGGTTCATAGTTGACATCACTCAAAAGATCGACGGCGAGGTACATTTTCGAGGACAATGTGCGGCTTGCAATTTGTTCCGAACATCATTCCGGTTTTAAGTGTATGTCGATACGAGAATTTACGGCCTTTGTTGCCATACTGATGTCCCTAGTGGCGATATCCATTGATGCCTTGCTGCCCGCCTTTGGGGTGATGGCTTCTGCGCTCGATGTGTCGGACCCAAATCGAGTGCAACTCGTTATCAGTGC
The sequence above is a segment of the Arenicella chitinivorans genome. Coding sequences within it:
- a CDS encoding metallophosphoesterase, with the translated sequence MIRRLASALRNFLLSCLALVAMMLVIAYVVGADIHYGDNPLASKVGDEGPHVFYQGDNVVVSYIRGGKESGFSIESTTYPADSSISAEVQFPLDGSRFSVEIHPDVGMPPPSEYQTTAPILVISDVESNFKAMRDFLIAQDVITTELSWAFGSGHLVLTGDFVDRGFSTTQVLWLIYKLEQEAASVGGKVHYILGNHEVKNLQGNYLKAAYKYTYIAGILGLHQHELFADSALLGRWLASKNAVEKINDTLFLHGGIAPQIAAQNLSLSQINNIVRAAYRTQYFNQPEEETKPEDVLNSTTLGVVWYRGLLAGKLVQTDVDQVLAAFDVRAMVVGHTPQHRVSSLYEGSVFAVNVKHPTDYRGTFPSRRSEGLYIHNRRFYRALDDGRRLLL
- a CDS encoding efflux RND transporter permease subunit codes for the protein MENTLALWLVKHRNYLALASVLLTLALALGAKNLYLNTNYNVFFDADDAQMVAHEQQQSEFTKTDNLVLLLTPKDAPTIFTEAGLHAVFDITERAWSTPFAIRVDSLTNFQHSYAENDDLVVADLLLEPEPLSQSDLERLQNIATNEPRLRNRIIAADGKSTLINVSVELPAYPHASASHSERVNMLLARDTAIRDVVAYGEALQQALSADYPELSVHLLGETVINQRLADASDRDAASLIPVMFLVIVIILGILLRSAVSIVAALGVILFAIVASIGLNGWLGAAMNMVNMVAPIIILTIAVCDSVHVLANYLDQLSQGDEPEQAMHHSLRINLQPVFITSLTTAVGFLTLNFSPSPPFRDLGSLCAFGVMYAMLMTITLLPAIAVKFIRSAKPVTRKDRTLTRASNWIIQHQTLALGIATVTTVVCLAFIPQNEIDDDPARYFKTHNPYRMAVDFSQTSLPGINDINFTLDCGTPDCIYQPEFLHGADKFASWLRTQDNVETVISYVEVIKKINANFHDDQSDQFKLPEDSAQIAQYNLLYELSLPYGLDLNTLTNMDKSAIKVAAFVRQTSTGNFLELESAAADWLTQDLQLSAPRGSSIRMMFSSLGEENIRGMIWGALFALLGVTLTILASLRSLRYGLISLVANSFPALIAIGIWGMTIAHVNMAVAAVFSITLGIIVDDSVHFISKYRYARLHKNYTPEDAIDYTMRNVGGALFVTTLVLTIGFGLLCFSDFNLNAYLGGLTALTVVVALVFDYLVLPPLLIKFDKQGT
- a CDS encoding HAAS signaling domain-containing protein translates to MKQIDRYLADLTKYLTRLEHDRVGDVVAEVRSHILDACEAEDAEMGSVDIDGLLSRFGEPRLLAARYTEHVLTGAPLPRGMHAIQVVKRNAKKGLTVGMFVYGYGVALGIVALAIVKLLFPSQLGAWSAAGGESLTISLFGAPADQGAELLGYWLVPIMLGIAAVLAYFTTRVISELKRAE
- a CDS encoding diiron oxygenase, which gives rise to MSSQAFQAVTSKLIANSVSQGINAFAYFDWPQTLEEDQYWFSPDALSVAHTDKRDELTEAELIRLAKWECVNSFSLNTLGERELIENMTNVMEQLKLGDAQEYLYHFINEENQHMWYFQKFCRAYAGKIYPSIAIPVEEKTLSKPLHHFLVFARIVLFEEIGHYFNIQNHKDERVHPFVRSINEAHYNDEARHITFGRRVLRELAADALTNDEDVAIATHELSKTLLVNYNALYNPSMYRDAGLESPMKIRSYLIDHPARQSLYKNVILKSANAAFVKIGITLNFPGDEND
- a CDS encoding alpha/beta fold hydrolase, producing the protein MTYQYPTLYQLVENQTFQPANALITGVTGFLGGHFVFWRLQTPGKLFLLVRAEDKAAGWQRILDSLTLAAESYAMPLPSEDELRDRIVCVLGDMLEPNCGIESADMQALQTAEIDHVWHCAADMGFLPKHRDRLIRTNVQGTEMLMSVAKLVGVQRFVYISTAYTAGDKQYEVAEAVHDGTQNFANCYEESKFLTEKTVERFCEQNQLDWNILRPSIIMGPLESRKSGGTRFGAYSFVEGLFDIREILSKLNQKIRLEIPAHTTFNLIAVDQVVLDMMYLQSINFGNQHVYHLASASTLTSRETMRSFERAIGVESLDLVDKRDSAPTSLELVFDKGTEFHKGYYYSTKIFSRSLPKHETEFDIPLLDECMANFRVELSIEEKLKEQLEFETEEVTSWDGQRLNAYARGDQDLPAVMFINAYGMPLQFTVPISRTISKQYRFLTWDSRWVPDTTQAFEEDKCDSLTHVKDMLAILDQFGIEQCALVGWSSGAQVCLRALREYPERFSCGVLLNSGVSLTGDDIQETDYQQSLRSLFPKMAKTRAAAKLYCDLIYGDTTKVGLKDQGSIGTMLNSLDPELMNMTSAPFKDPESLYRYANMLYRNFEEPQDAYTADINHQVLVYGSEEDEVTHIDVARGLAARLVNAELQIAKNATHFAQYTDQEVGDMVVAFVSKHLPIQSMASEDKVHVGRS
- a CDS encoding M20 metallopeptidase family protein — translated: MKLLKTLSLALTMSVTPALSQAKDDAKSNPFAQRAADIQSELIELRRDFHRHPEVAGEEVRTAQKVADYLDGLGLEVTTDIGGHGVIGLLKGSKPGKTVVWRADMDAMHSDEPDPVSFKSGIEGKRHICGHDVHTTIGLGIAKVLSERKAELAGNIYFLFQPAEETLHGAQAMINDGALDLMHADEIYGAHVSPLQVGVISAKPNMVFADWHHLEIRFNGNENTAEITALIDQIIAGQLRTNTDIQLWKPENYLHPEYGVANPNTVYKDYLLLSQSAKTRDTNQQLSIRTAFLTTNTDDLETVIIDLKAKLAKSPYADRLININASQRVPAVTNNEELTRASRAYLLNLGDNTEIGTHYGVLPFMTDDFAYFQQKIPGVYFFLGGSNFQQGVIAAPHTPNFQVDESAIEIGVRTFAALLSERAQR
- a CDS encoding AMP-binding protein encodes the protein MSVARDVLIKALANYPQNAALSLGNSTYSYAELLVNLEDTITDALSACGHTGSLGVLADKSLNGYRAVAGALLSGQTYIPLNVKYPDARNLAILERSGTSLLVVDAAFEAVAARLNTQLGGVLDILVIDHDEHHTLTSVLHPAERDQRVSMDPRFDDLAYLLFTSGSTGEPKGVPVSNGNLLAYLDNICTVFEFREDDRFSQFFDFTFDLSVHDLMVCWQNGACLCPPTKAGMLMPLHFAKSAQLSVWFSVPSLALTAKDLLGDKFSEFVLPSLRCSLFCGEALPQTLAQQWQKIASGPLINLYGPTEATIAFTAHEYSDADTDYSVVPIGKPFGTNQISLLDAAGNAQPQAELCLGGDQVFAGYWMRDDLTEKAFHQRANQTPWYRSGDVASLRDDAVLVYHGRADRQVQVGGFRVELQEVEHVLRNLTDRGELGVIAYPVSDIGEARGLIAFVRGEALDTQAIRAACQQDLPTYMIPSDIVALDELPYNANGKLDYKQLYKVAEQRTA